A single Perca flavescens isolate YP-PL-M2 chromosome 2, PFLA_1.0, whole genome shotgun sequence DNA region contains:
- the LOC114569105 gene encoding E3 ubiquitin-protein ligase TRIM21-like — MAAANCLPSEDQFLCSICLDVFTDPVTTSCGHNFCKNCITEHWNTNDQYLCPMCNKVFDTKPELEVNTSLSEMVAQFRQSAQQKASSSSSEQQVSKPGEVPCDVCTGTKLKALKSCLVCLVSYCETHLEPHLTTSGLKRHQLIDPVENLEGRMCTKHDKPLELFCKTDQTCVCMLCSVLDHNMHDVVPLKEEYEGKKVELGKTEAEIQQMIQKRRLKVQEIKHSVDLSEEDADREIAEGVQVFTSLKESVERGLNELINTIKEKQKTTEKQAEAFIKELKQEISELMKRSTEVEQLSRSEDHLHLLQSVQSLNIQQPPPTKDWTEVSIRPSSYEGTVEKAVVQLEETLSKEMKKLLPESELKRVQQYAVDVTLDPDTASHQLILSDDGKQVNHGDVDPGKDEKGLSGNKERFSLIECVLGKQSFSSGRFYFEVQVKGKTEWDLGVARESINRNELITLSPEDGYWTILLRNGNEYYAAAKPSVLLSLKSPPQKVGVFVDYEEGLVSFYDVDAAALIYSFTGCSFTEKLFPFFCPDCNDGGRNSAPLIISPVRVN, encoded by the coding sequence ATGGCTGCTGCAAACTGTCTGCCATCTGAAGATCAGTTTCTgtgctccatctgtctggatgtgttcaCTGATCCTGTCACCACATCATGTGGTCACAACTTCTGCAAAAACTGCATCACTGAACACTGGAATACTAATGACCAGTACCTGTGTCCGATGTGTAACAAGGTTTTCGACACAAAACCTGAGCTGGAGGTCAACACCTCGCTTTCTGAGATGGTTGCTCAGTTCAGACAGTCAGCTCAACagaaagccagcagcagcagctcagagcaACAAGTGTCCAAACCAGGAGAAGTTCCCTGTGACGTCTGCACTGGAACCAAACTGAAGGCCCTGAAGTCCTGCCTGGTGTGTCTGGTCTCCTACTGTGAGACTCACCTGGAGCCTCATCTGACCACGTCAGGCCTGAAAAGACATCAGCTGATCGACCCTGTGGAGAACCTGGAAGGCAGGATGTGTACGAAGCACGATAAACCTCTGGAGCTGTTCTGTAAGACCGACCAGACATGTGTCTGCATGCTCTGCTCTGTTTTAGACCACAACATGCATGATGTTGTTCCTCTGAAAGAAGAATATGAAGGAAAGAAGGTAGAGCTGGGGAAGACAGAGGCTGAAATTCAgcagatgatccagaagagaCGACTGAAGGTTCAGGAGATCAAACACTCAGTCGACCTCAGTGAggaagatgcagacagagagatagcagaaggtgttcaggtcttcacttctctgaaggagtctgttgagagaggcctgaatgagctcatcaacaccatcaaagagaagcagaaaacaacagaaaaacaggccgaagctttcatcaaagagctgaaacaggaaatctctgagctgatgaagagaagcactgaggtggagcagctctCACGCTCTGAAGaccacctccatcttctccagagTGTCCAGTCCCTAAACATCCAACAACCTCCACCCACCAAGGACTGGACAGAGGTCAGCATCCGTCCATCATCATATGAGGGGACTGTGGAGAAAGCTGTGGTTCAGCTGGAGGAGACACTCAGTAAAGAGATGAAGAAGCTGCTCCCTGAGTCTGAGCTGAAGAGGGTCCAGCAGTATGCAGTGGATGTGACTCTTGATCCTGATACAGCATCTCATCAACTCATCCTGTCTGATGATGGGAAACAAGTGAATCATGGTGATGTGGATCCTGGTAAGGATGAGAAGGGTCTATCAGGTAACAAAGAGAGATTTTCTCTCATTGAATGTGTTTTAGGAAAGCAGAGTTTCTCTTCAGGCAGATTTTACTTTGAGGTTCAAGTTAAAGGAAAGACTGAATGGGATTTAGGAGTGGCCAGAGAGTCGATCAACAGGAATGAATTAATCACACTGAGCCCTGAGGATGGTTACTGGACTATATTGTTGAGAAATGGAAATGAGTACTACGCTGCTGCTAAACCTTCagtccttctctctctgaagtctcctcctcagaaggtgggggtgtttgtggattatgaggagggtctggtctccttttatgacgtagatgctgcagctcttatctactcctttactggctgctccttcactgagaaactcttcCCATTCTTCTGTCCCGACTGTAATGATGGTGGTAGAAACTCTGCCCCTCTGATCATCTCTCCTGTCAGAGTAAACTAA
- the LOC114571700 gene encoding E3 ubiquitin-protein ligase TRIM21: protein MAAANYLKSEDQFLCSICLDVFTDPVATSCGHNFCKNCINEHWDANDQYLCPMCKKVFNTRPELHVNTFISEMVAQFRQSAQQKASSSSSEQQVSKPGEVPCDVCTGTKLKALKSCLVCLVSYCETHLEPHLTMSGLKRHQLIDPVENLEGRMCTKHDKPLELFCKTDQTCVCMLCTVLDHKTHDVVPLKEEYEGKKAELGKTEAEIQQMIQKRRLKIQEIKHSVDLSEEDADREIAEGVQVFTSLKESVERGLKELIDTIKEKQKTTEKQAEAFIKELEQEISELMKRSTEVEQLSRSEDHLHLLQSVQSLNTNHPPPTKDWTEVSVRPSSYEGTVVKAVAQLEETLSKEMKKLVKAELKRVQQYAVDVTLDPDTGHPGLILSDDGKQVNIGDVKNNFPENQERFSLIPCVLGEQSFSSGRFYFEVQVKRKTKWDLGVARESINRKGFITQSPLKGYWTIVLRNGNEYEALDVPPVLLSLKSPPQKVGVFVDYEEGLVSFYDVDAAALIYSFTGCSFTEKLFPYFSPCSNEGGKNSAPLIISPVRVN from the coding sequence ATGGCTGCTGCAAACTATCTGAAATCTGAAGATCAGTTTCTgtgctccatctgtctggatgtgttcaCTGATCCTGTCGCCACATCATGTGGTCACAACTTCTGCAAGAACTGCATCAATGAACACTGGGATGCTAATGACCAGTACCTGTGTCCGATGTGTAAAAAGGTTTTCAACACAAGACCTGAGCTGCACGTCAACACTTTTATCTCTGAGATGGTTGCTCAGTTCAGACAGTCAGCTCAACagaaagccagcagcagcagctcagagcaACAAGTGTCCAAACCAGGAGAAGTTCCCTGTGACGTCTGCACTGGAACCAAACTGAAGGCCCTGAAGTCCTGCCTGGTGTGTCTGGTCTCCTACTGTGAGACTCACCTGGAGCCTCATCTGACCATGTCAGGTCTGAAAAGACATCAGCTGATCGACCCTGTGGAGAACCTGGAAGGCAGGATGTGTACGAAGCACGATAAACCTCTGGAGCTGTTCTGTAAGACCGACCAGACATGTGTCTGCATGCTCTGCACTGTTTTAGACCACAAGACGCATGATGTTGTTCCTCTGAAAGAAGAATATGAAGGAAAGAAGGCAGAGCTGGGGAAGACAGAGGCTGAAATTCAgcagatgatccagaagagaCGACTGAAGATTCAGGAGATCAAACACTCAGTCGACCTCAGTGAggaagatgcagacagagagatagcagaaggtgttcaggtcttcacTTCTCTGAAGGAGTCTGTTGAGAGAGGCCTGAAGGAGCTCATCGACACgatcaaagagaagcagaaaacaacagaaaaacaggccgaagctttcatcaaagagctggaacaggaaatctctgagctgatgaagagaagcactgaggtggagcagctctCACGCTCTGAAGaccacctccatcttctccagagTGTCCAGTCCCTCAACACCAACCACCCTCCACCCACCAAGGACTGGACAGAGGTCAGTGTCCGTCCATCATCATATGAGGGGACTGTGGTGAAAGCTGTGGCTCAGCTAGAGGAGACACTCAGTAAAGAGATGAAGAAACTGGTTAAAGCTGAGCTGAAGAGGGTCCAGCAGTATGCAGTGGATGTGACTCTTGATCCTGATACAGGACATCCCGGTCTCATTCTGTCTGATGATGGGAAACAAGTGAATATTGGTGATGTGAAGAACAATTTCCCAGAAAACCAAGAGAGATTTTCACTCAttccctgtgttttaggagagCAGAGTTTCTCTTCAGGCAGATTTTACTTTGAGGTTCAAGTTAAAAGAAAGACTAAATGGGATTTAGGAGTGGCCAGAGAGTCGATCAACAGGAAGGGATTCATTACACAGAGCCCACTGAAAGGTTACTGGACGATAGTGTTGAGAAATGGAAATGAGTATGAAGCTCTCGATGTCCCTCCagtccttctctctctgaagtctcctcctcagaaggtgggggtgtttgtggattatgaggagggtctggtctccttttatgacgtagatgctgcagctcttatctactcctttactggctgctccttcactgagaaactcttcCCATACTTCAGTCCCTGTAGTAATGAAGGTGGTAAAAACTCTGCCCCTCTGATCATTTCTCCTGTCAGAGTAAACTAA